CGGGCCAGTAGCTGCTGTGGATAAGGGATCAGCGGGTATCTTGGCGACTGTGCCAATGTTCCCTGCAGCAGCAGGCATAGTACGCCTGCCAACCAGAAATGTTTCGTCATAAGTTGTATCTGTTAAAGCATGATTCCAGAGAGCAAACGTAATAAGATTTGCTGCTGAAACCTGATGTGATCTTCGCTAATACTGCGGCTAAATTGTGCTAATCCCTGTATTCATCTATCTTCAGTAACCTGAAAAACGTTTCTTCCGATAATTCAGTTACCTGCCCGGGCCCGAGTGTTCCCAGTTGCAGATCTTCAATAGCGGTACGTATCAATCGCTGGCAGCGGTGCTTCACCGCTCCTGTCATTTTCCGCACCTGGTGATATTTCCCTTCCGTAAGCGTAATCTCCAGCCAGGTATGCGGCGCCCGCTCGGGCCAGATCCGCGGATCGTCGGGCTCCATATCCACCGCAGGCGCTGGTACAATCGCCACCCGTTGCGGTATCGCCAGATGATCGGTGGTAGCGGTTACCGGTATAGTCACGCCTGTTCTCAGGCGTTCGAGCGTGGCATCAGTCACCGCTCCTTTTACTCTCACGTGATAGCTCCGCTCATGTGGCTTTACTCCCTGAAATAAAAGCCGTGTTACTTTTTTATTCGTAGTGAGTATCAGCAGGCCTTCGGAATGACTGTCCAGCCGCCCCACCGCATGCGTCCCCTCCGGAAAATCGAAGTCCAGATCACCCAACAACCTTACCCTTACATCGCTCACAAATTGTGATACCATGTTATACGGCTTGTTAATAATGAAATACCTGTGCATGCCTGTCTATATAAGTAATATATCAATTCTGTAAGCCTGTACCAGCTGTTGCCGGTGTGACCAGGAAAACACGGTAAAATAGCCATCCTGTGAGGCTACGAGTGCATATGAATCGGGTTGGTCGTGTACAAACTGGGCGGCAGACAGGTGCCGGGTACCTCCCAGCGCAGAAGGATGCAGCAACATGGGCTCTCCGCCTTCCACGGGCTCTGTCAGCAATACTTTATCGATCGGACGGGCATCCCGGGCGCGTGTAATCTTCGCACCAAAGGCCAGCAGTTCCTGCCGGTCGTTCACAATGGTAGCACCGTCAACCGCGGTAAGACCGGTTATATTCTCCACTTCCCTTCTCAGGGCATTCTGCCAGAAGATCTCCGTAACGCTTTTACCGTCATATTGCAGCAAATCTGCTACCCCTGAAAAGGCCGGCGATATAGGATATTGCAGCGGATGTATGATCGATTCCCGCCAGGCATCGCTGCCGGAGGGCGTTACCAACAGTATCCCACCCCGTTTATGTGCCCTCATGGATACCGCAATCTGGATCAGTACATTCACATTGTTATTCCATAAACAGGTAGGAGTAAGTCCCAGCAGGGATTTGAGGATAGGCGGGCTATCCGGCAGCAGTCCGCTGTTTTCATTGACTACTTTCACCTGGTCTCCTCTCAGCATGGCCACATTGGTGAATTTGCCGAGGCCTGCGGCCCTGCGGTGTTTCACCACCAGCAATCCGGGTTCTGATACATCCAGTACAAAACACAAGTTAGGCAGCTTAATGGTGGTACCCCATACATAGAGGTGATCGTCCTCTGCACCGGGCCACACGCCTACATGAATCCCTGCCCGTTCCACGCCGGGTCCCAGTTTGGTAAGCAGCTGCGGCGTGAGTAATATGGGTTCCTCAAACAGCAAAGGCTTGCCTGCATGCGATGGCGGCAGAAAAGCCAGCGATATGCGGATCGGGTTGCCTTCTTCTTTACGCAAACTGGCCCAGAATGCCACGTCTATCATCTTTTCCACCTGACGCGCAGTGGGTACCACGGCCAGATCATCTTCGCCATTCTCCTGCGCAGCCGAAAGATGCTTCCGGAAATGCGCTTCTATTCTGTCAGACACCTTGGCGGCTGCCTGATATGTTGCTTCATTAACTATTTCCATAACCAGTCAAAAATAAGAAAAAAGGAGCTAGTGATTAGCGGCTGATAACCGGTACGCTACCATCAGCTGCTAAAATACCACCATGTCTGGTGAATTTAGCGCTAAACTGGTGTTACATAATACTTTAACTTGCTGTTGTTGCAACCACGTATGGAAACAAGTGCCTACAATGAAAGAATACTTTTATTGCGCCTCGCCGAAGGCAATGACGACGTATTCGCTGACCTCTTCCACCATTACCGCCATCGTATATACAGCATAGCACTCCGCCTGCTGGGTGAACCCGCTCAGGCAGAGGATGTTGTACAGGATGTATTTATGAAGATGTGGCAGAAACGTGATGCCCTTCATGAAATCAGTCATTTTAAAGCATATCTCTTTACTGTTACACGGAATCATATTTTCGCCTCCCTGAAACTACTGGCCCGGGAACAACTGATGGAATCCGAGCTTTCTGTAGCCATGGCTGCCCCGCAGCGGGAAACACCCATGATCAACAAGGAATATGAACAGATATTGGAACACGCTATCGCCCAACTGCCGCCGCAACAAGGCCTGATATACCGGCTCAGTAAGGAGGAAGGGCTGAAAAGAAATGAAATCGCGGAGCGGTTGCAATTATCGCCCGAAACAATTAAGGCCCACCTGGCCCATGCTATGCGCTCTATCCGCGCTTTCTGCCTGGCCCGGATGGACCTTAACACCTTCCTTATATTAATATGGATCTATTGCTAAAATTTTTTTCCGGGTGCATTAACCCTTTTTTGAGTTTTTTCTCTCTCTTATATTAAGCAACCAATATCAAATTATCTGACCATGGCAGTATCCCGTTTCAGGTACTTGTTTAATCGCTATTACACCGGGCTGTGCACCCCGGAAGAAAAACAGGAATTTCTGCTCATGGTGGAACAACCGGCATACGATGAGGAGCTCAAACTGCTGCTCGATGATTTGTTGCTGAATGCCGACAACAACGACCGCATGCCCGATGATACAGCGGATGCCATGCTGCAGCAGATCATGCAGTCTGCTGCTCCGGACCTACGCGTACGGCGGCTTTTCCCATGGAAGAAGGCAGTCATTGCAGCATGCGTATTAGTGGTAGCTGGTATCGCAGGTTACAAACTGCTGACTCGTCAGCAGCGCCACGCCGCCACGATAGCTGCTCAGCACATGCCGCGGCATAAAGATGAACATGCCCGGCTGGTACTGGACAACGGCGATGTAATAGATCTGGAGCAGGATACGCTTGCCACAGTGAACGTGCAAAGCGGTGTATCCGCCAGCAGAAACGGGAATCAGCTCGTTTACAGCAACCAGGCGGTTACGCCTACTATGAATACCGTTTACACCACAAAAGGAGGCACCTACCGCGTGATACTCCCCGATGGTAGCATTGCGTGGCTGAACG
The genomic region above belongs to Chitinophaga sp. 180180018-3 and contains:
- a CDS encoding pseudouridine synthase; amino-acid sequence: MHRYFIINKPYNMVSQFVSDVRVRLLGDLDFDFPEGTHAVGRLDSHSEGLLILTTNKKVTRLLFQGVKPHERSYHVRVKGAVTDATLERLRTGVTIPVTATTDHLAIPQRVAIVPAPAVDMEPDDPRIWPERAPHTWLEITLTEGKYHQVRKMTGAVKHRCQRLIRTAIEDLQLGTLGPGQVTELSEETFFRLLKIDEYRD
- a CDS encoding putative sensor domain DACNV-containing protein gives rise to the protein MEIVNEATYQAAAKVSDRIEAHFRKHLSAAQENGEDDLAVVPTARQVEKMIDVAFWASLRKEEGNPIRISLAFLPPSHAGKPLLFEEPILLTPQLLTKLGPGVERAGIHVGVWPGAEDDHLYVWGTTIKLPNLCFVLDVSEPGLLVVKHRRAAGLGKFTNVAMLRGDQVKVVNENSGLLPDSPPILKSLLGLTPTCLWNNNVNVLIQIAVSMRAHKRGGILLVTPSGSDAWRESIIHPLQYPISPAFSGVADLLQYDGKSVTEIFWQNALRREVENITGLTAVDGATIVNDRQELLAFGAKITRARDARPIDKVLLTEPVEGGEPMLLHPSALGGTRHLSAAQFVHDQPDSYALVASQDGYFTVFSWSHRQQLVQAYRIDILLI
- a CDS encoding RNA polymerase sigma-70 factor; translated protein: MQPRMETSAYNERILLLRLAEGNDDVFADLFHHYRHRIYSIALRLLGEPAQAEDVVQDVFMKMWQKRDALHEISHFKAYLFTVTRNHIFASLKLLAREQLMESELSVAMAAPQRETPMINKEYEQILEHAIAQLPPQQGLIYRLSKEEGLKRNEIAERLQLSPETIKAHLAHAMRSIRAFCLARMDLNTFLILIWIYC
- a CDS encoding FecR domain-containing protein; the encoded protein is MAVSRFRYLFNRYYTGLCTPEEKQEFLLMVEQPAYDEELKLLLDDLLLNADNNDRMPDDTADAMLQQIMQSAAPDLRVRRLFPWKKAVIAACVLVVAGIAGYKLLTRQQRHAATIAAQHMPRHKDEHARLVLDNGDVIDLEQDTLATVNVQSGVSASRNGNQLVYSNQAVTPTMNTVYTTKGGTYRVILPDGSIAWLNAASSIRFPTAFTDSIREVNIQGEVYFDVAAKAGQPFYVKAAAMKVAVLGTRFNIMAYEEENNICTSLLEGAVNIISGYAVKHMQPGQQALVNRQHDGISISNADVESAVAWKDGRFEFNGNIKSIMRELARWYDVQVVFEGEITNKSFGGSFSRQDKLADILEKLELTGSIHFKLTNNIITVSP